The following proteins are encoded in a genomic region of Rattus rattus isolate New Zealand chromosome 2, Rrattus_CSIRO_v1, whole genome shotgun sequence:
- the Ramac gene encoding RNA guanine-N7 methyltransferase activating subunit: MSDTSEAIPIFEEMFANRFTQDDKEYQEYLKRPPESPPIVEEWNSRAGGNQRNRGNWLQDNRQFRGRDNRRGWPSDNRSNQWHGRSWGNNNYPQQRPEPYYQPNCPQYGHNQRPPYGYY, translated from the exons ATGAGTGATACTTCTGAGGCGATTCCAATTTTTGAAGAGATGTTTGCAAATAGATTCACACAGGATGACAAAGAATACCAGGAATACTTGAAACGCCCTCCTGAATCCCCTCCAATTGTTGAGGAATGGAATAGCAGAGCTGGTGGTAACCAAAGAAACAGAGGCAACTG gCTGCAAGATAACAGACAGTTTAGAGGTAGGGATAACAGACGAGGATGGCCAAGTGACAATCGGTCAAATCAGTGGCATGGACGGTCATGGGGTAACAACAACTACCCACAGCAGAGACCAGAGCCCTACTATCAACCAAATTGCCCACAGTATGGCCACAACCAGCGGCCTCCATATGGTTACTACTGA